In Candidatus Caldatribacterium sp., a single genomic region encodes these proteins:
- the fusA gene encoding elongation factor G: protein MKDFNSKDIRNIGFFSHAGAGKTTFSEALLFNAGVTTRRGRVEEGNTVSDWQPEEIRRGLSIDLSVLPFEWKGRKVNLIDTPGYMDFLGNVIGALRAVDSGVIFLCAVSGVEVGTERAWDYLKREGLPAFFLINRMDREGANFYTVLESIREKFTPKATPVFLPIGKESAFRGLVNLLRMRALYFEGDGKVREDDIPQELVEEASRWQEELIENVAETDDELLNLYLDGQEIPSEKLWVSLRRAILERKIFPVLCSSGLENKGVSAVADFLVDFAPSPLERPPVKGKNPKTGEEEERPCSEEAPFSAFVFKVLSDPYVGKIAFFRVYSGKLSADARIYNASRDTEEKIGQLLLVRGKTQEPIKEVKAGDIAAVAKIAEVFTGDTLSDRERPIVFPPLEYPEPNYMAAIRPVGKGDEEKISQALSRMLEEDPTLKVQREPDTKEDIVYGFGDIHLDVLAEKMKRKFGVEVALSVPKVPYKETIKKTARAEGKYKRQSGGRGQYGHAWLELEPLPRGQGFEFVDKIVGGVIPKNYIPAVEKGVQEAMQEGVLAGYPVVDVRVTVYDGSYHPVDSSDMAFKIAGSMAFRKGALEANPVLLEPIMSVEVVVPEENMGDVIGDLNARRGKILGMEPEDGYQKIKALVPLAELFRYSVDLRSITQGRGSFTMRFSHYEEVPPQIAEAIIEKARKEKETAS, encoded by the coding sequence TTGAAGGATTTCAATAGTAAAGACATTCGGAACATTGGCTTCTTTTCCCATGCAGGTGCAGGGAAGACTACTTTCTCCGAGGCTCTCCTTTTCAATGCAGGGGTTACGACACGAAGGGGAAGGGTTGAGGAGGGAAATACGGTATCCGACTGGCAACCGGAGGAAATCCGTCGGGGCCTTTCTATCGACCTTTCGGTGCTCCCTTTTGAGTGGAAAGGCCGCAAGGTAAACCTCATAGACACTCCAGGGTACATGGATTTTTTGGGGAATGTTATCGGGGCGCTTCGGGCAGTGGACAGTGGAGTTATTTTCCTCTGTGCAGTATCTGGAGTGGAAGTGGGTACGGAGAGAGCGTGGGACTATTTGAAGCGCGAAGGTCTCCCTGCCTTTTTCCTCATCAACCGTATGGACCGGGAGGGTGCAAATTTCTACACGGTCTTAGAGAGCATTCGGGAGAAGTTCACGCCTAAGGCCACCCCAGTTTTCCTTCCCATTGGAAAAGAGAGCGCTTTTCGAGGTCTCGTGAACCTTTTGAGGATGCGTGCTCTCTACTTTGAAGGTGATGGGAAGGTGCGGGAGGATGACATTCCTCAGGAACTCGTCGAGGAAGCCTCGAGGTGGCAGGAAGAACTCATCGAGAATGTTGCCGAAACCGATGACGAGCTTTTGAACCTCTACCTCGATGGCCAGGAAATTCCTTCTGAGAAGCTTTGGGTGAGTCTGAGGAGAGCTATTCTCGAGCGAAAAATCTTCCCTGTCCTTTGCAGCTCTGGGCTTGAGAATAAAGGAGTTTCGGCGGTTGCAGATTTCCTCGTTGATTTTGCTCCGAGCCCTCTTGAGCGTCCCCCTGTGAAGGGAAAAAATCCAAAGACTGGGGAAGAGGAGGAGCGTCCCTGCAGCGAAGAGGCGCCTTTCTCAGCCTTTGTTTTCAAAGTTCTGAGCGACCCATATGTAGGGAAGATTGCCTTTTTCCGGGTGTACTCCGGTAAGCTCTCTGCGGATGCGCGCATCTACAATGCTTCTCGGGACACAGAAGAGAAAATTGGACAGCTCCTTCTTGTGCGAGGGAAGACTCAGGAACCCATCAAAGAGGTGAAGGCAGGGGATATTGCAGCGGTGGCAAAAATCGCCGAAGTCTTTACGGGCGATACTCTCTCCGATCGAGAACGCCCGATAGTCTTTCCACCTCTTGAATATCCCGAGCCGAACTACATGGCAGCCATCCGACCGGTCGGAAAAGGTGACGAGGAGAAAATCAGCCAGGCCCTGAGCCGTATGCTTGAAGAGGATCCGACGCTTAAGGTGCAGCGGGAACCGGATACCAAGGAGGATATCGTGTACGGTTTCGGAGATATACACCTTGATGTTCTTGCAGAGAAGATGAAACGAAAGTTCGGGGTGGAGGTTGCCCTCTCGGTACCCAAGGTTCCGTACAAGGAAACGATAAAGAAAACGGCCCGGGCAGAGGGGAAGTACAAGCGCCAGTCCGGTGGACGTGGTCAGTACGGTCATGCCTGGCTTGAGCTTGAACCCCTCCCGAGAGGCCAGGGATTTGAATTTGTGGACAAGATTGTCGGTGGGGTCATTCCCAAAAACTACATCCCTGCTGTGGAGAAAGGCGTTCAGGAAGCCATGCAGGAAGGAGTTCTTGCCGGATATCCGGTTGTGGACGTGCGGGTAACGGTATACGACGGATCGTACCACCCGGTGGACTCCTCAGACATGGCCTTCAAGATTGCCGGTTCCATGGCGTTCCGTAAAGGTGCTCTCGAGGCGAATCCTGTGCTCCTTGAACCAATCATGAGCGTGGAAGTGGTGGTTCCTGAGGAGAACATGGGAGACGTCATCGGAGACCTCAATGCCCGTCGGGGAAAG